The following nucleotide sequence is from Takifugu flavidus isolate HTHZ2018 chromosome 4, ASM371156v2, whole genome shotgun sequence.
GTAGCAAGTTTTTAGGTTTAGTTTGTCTCTTATAATAATTTAAAGTTTCAGCAGTGCATTTAATTTTAGTTTTGCAGTCGATAAGGAAAATGAGACTTTACTGGGGCAAAAAAAATAGGTGGTTAAGAGAAAAGGCGACATATAAAAAGGAGCAATTCTGCCTGGACTGATTTATAAACAACTAAGGATTAACTGGGCATTATTTAAGTCTGGCTGGACGAGTTTGTTAAAGGCTAAATTAGATTCAATGTATAGACGGAGCCCGCCGACACAAGGTGCTGCATTCAAGTGTCGGTCTGCCTCAAACAGCACCACCGACGGAGGCTCGAACCTACAACAGTGGCTCGATAACTCTTTATTAAATTAAGTGATTGTCAACATACCACAGGCCCTGTGGTGGAGCGGAACGCCAAAACAGCACAGCGGCTCAAGGACGTGAAGCCAGCTCCCGACATGTTGGATCACCGTGACCTTACAGTGGAAGCAATCCCAGCATCCACTCCGACTGCGTCATACCGTTAGGAGAGGCGCCTGTTTTGCTTCACGCTGTCTCCCGTTCCCCCGCCTTGGTGAGAAGAGGAAATTGGGTTAAAATATTGGATTCGCCTTTTgaaattttctttatttccctCATATTACCATAACTGCCCTTTGTAGCGGACCCCAACTTAATAACGACGCTAAATCTCTTTGCATCAGTAAAGCCAGGGAGGTTAAAAGTGACGGCACACGTACTCCAGATATCGTGGTTCATAAAACGAACCAAACACTAAACTCCTCTGTCAGCCGTGGGTTCGGCGTGTGAACCGGACATATGCAACATTGTCTCCGTAGAGAATCTACTATTGGTTTCCACAAAGGACCTCTGGGTTCAGGGGTGCATTTAAGCAGCAGACATGGTATTCTTGACGGTATCGTCTTGGATTAGAAACCGAGGACCTGACAGATACTGGAAAGTTCAAGAACTTCTCAAACATGCACGGGTAAGGACGTGACTATGCTCTGGAGGAAACGAGGCATGGTTTCATCTTTACAGTGTTTTCTGTGGCGTtactacatttaaaataatattttccCTCTCATAATCAGCAAGTCGTTTGTTGTCCCCCCGTGGTTTCCTTTAACAGCATTTCAGAGGCAGAAAGAACCGGTGCTACAGTCTGGCGGTCCGGGCGGTCAGACGAGCCTTCGTGTACGCCACCAAATCTCGGGTGCTTAAAAAACGCAACATGAGAACGGTGAGAACAGAATATTGTAAAAGGTGTTTTGGGAAATAATCGTCATGTCTTTTATGCACCAAAGCCACCCAACTTTTTGGCAGCACACTCGTTAATCCAACCAAAATCTCTAACTTAATGTTACAGCGTTTAGGTGCTAATACACAGGTGAACAAGGCAATTCAAGTTGCCAATGATattttttctacttttattaaTCCAGCTGTGGATCTCACGCATTGCCGCAGCATCACGAGAGCATGGCATGAAGTATCCCGTCCTGGTGCACAACCTTGCCAAGGTCAGTTCCATTACCACTTTCTTCTTTGTGTATTCTGCAGTCATTTTCATGAATACTAAGTGTCCCCCCTCTCTGTGTGCTTACAGAGCAGCGTGCAACTCAACAGACGCGTTATCAGCGAGATGGCGATCACAGAACCCCGCACATTCCTCTCACTTGCAAAACTGGCACAAGCGCGGAGAGAGGAAGGTTTCCTGGCAGCACTGGGTGACGGCAAAGAGCCCGACGGGGTCTTTTCTCGTATACCTCTATCACGTTAAAGGACTTTGTGGATATTACAGTTGCTATGTGCTATTGGCGAATGGTTTTGCAGATATTCCTCAAAGGgtttcacacacatgcatgattCAGGTGTTGCGTCGGTTAATCACTTTCATATAAACATTTAAGGCGGTGTAACAGTTCATAGTATTTATTAATGTACATACAGGTAACAGAATGTTTCGTCATACTACAAAGTTACTCCATTCATCATCCGACTGTGCTTACCATAAAAATATCCTGACTTCAAGGGGTTTAAGTTGACTACGTCATGCAACATGTGTATGCATATATTTATTGTATACGTGTTTACCCATCCACTGATTTTATGCAATTCAGAGATTATTCTTGTTGGATTATTTTAATCTCTTTAGGGTTTCATATGACCTGTTCCAAGAAACATACACAGCGTCGCCCTGTACACTAACAACATCCCAGTCATCTAATAATCCAAAAGAATTGCTAATGAACACGTTACAGTTGCCGTTTGGCCCTCTGAGCTGCAAATTCCTTAAGTCTGATAATCAAAATTGTCCATTTTCACAAAGCATCTTGTGTGTATCAAATGCAGTGTGTGTATAAGTTGTAATGATTTTGTCTTTCATGGAAAGAACAAACAATTATTTGCcatttttgtggattttttttaacattcattaaACACTTTGATATGTAATTGTTTTGACTGGCCTTGTTTTTTCTGAATGAAAAATATTGCTGGAAGGTAGATTTCTATAGCATTCTGAACAGCATCGTGTTTTTTTATACTATAATTTTAAGGGCGATTTAAATTTTTATATCAACTTGTTCGATTAAATATTTCGTAAGGGAAACAACCGAGTTAGAACAAACTGCCTGATGCAACTAAAGGACACCTTCGTGTTTGACCCTCGGCTGTCGCCGTACCCATTCTGGGCGGGGCTTAAAGAATGACCTCTGCAGAAGTCTTCTGCTgaaacagccaatcaggaggaTCCTTGTTCGCTGGTAGCTAATCACCGTTGACGTTGTTCGACCTTCCCGATGCGCATGCGCAGATTGTTCCGGCGAAACGCGTGTGGAGGAAGAGCGGTGTGACAGTTCTCTTGCCGTTGCTACACAGAACCGGAGAATTGTCCTCTATTAGCAATTTTATTGAAAATGTCGTGGCTGTTTGGTTTGAATAAGGGGCAGCCTGAAGTACCCCCTGGCCTCCCAGCTCAACcagaaccaccaccaccaccggcCGGAGGTTCCAGTGGCGGTGGAGATAAACCCAAGGACAAATGGAGCAACTTCGATCCCACCGGGCTGGAGCGGGCTGCACAGGCGGCAAAGGAACTCGACAAGTCCCGTAAGTATCGGAGAATCAACACCTGAGAGCTCCGTGGCTGGTGCACTAAATGCCCCTCCAGTTTATATTAAGTGCTAATAGGCAAACATTAAGATCGTGTTTCGTTAAGGAGGGTGGAGTGTTCATGAGGAGGTTCATGGTTGCCCCACTCCTTCATAAATTCAGAGAATGGCCCTCAGCAAACACTTATATGGGTTATATTTGATCATGTGGAGCGCGTTGGAGCTCCTGTTACCAACAACATGCAACATCATGCTTCTTACCTCCATTCAAACTAGTAGGTGTTCAAAGGTCACCACTCTTGTGTctagattgatttttttttctcaacacAAATGCAGTGGTTTGCAGGtcagtgtgtttacatgcatcTCCTGCGTTTCCACGCGACATAATTGTAATCAATGTGACGTCAGACATTTATTTGTCACTATTATGTTATGGATGTCACTTatgtcctccatcatctcccctCTTACATGCATCAGGCCATGCCAAGGAGGCTCTGGATCTGGCTCGGATGCAGGAGCAGACCTCTCATTTGGAGTATCAAAGTAAAATTAAGGTACTACAGAACTCATACTGTCAAAAAGATGTAGTTAAAACTCTCTTTCTTGGGGCTCATGGCTCAAATGTGTCCGTCACTCATCTCCAGTAGTTTCCTGTGTTCAGCAGCATCATTTCCTTTGCTCCTTCATCAGGAATATGAAGCAGCTGTTGAGCAGCTGAAAGGGGACCAAATACGTACCCAGgctgaagagaggaggaaaactcTGAATGAGGAGACCAAACAGAATCAAGCGGTGAGAGCGAAAATCTtgttaataaaatattaaaacagcAAATCAGCTGCTAATGTTTTTGTGGTGTTTTACTAGTGCCTCAATAGCTgacctttgattttattttacttgGCTTTTGGATATTAGGCCACTTTTCTTTATCTATCAACCAGTCCGAAGTGTAAATTTCTTTAAGGTATTATTAAGATACAGTGCAAACTCCCAGGAAACATGTATATATAAATTAATTGGTCTTAAAAATGGTGTCACTTATCAACGTTTTCATTTGGTTCTTTGCAGAGAGCTCAGTATCAAGATAAATTGGCCAGACAGCGTTATGAAGACCAACTTCGGCAGCAGGTGAGGCCGTCTTCTAATGCTCATTTTCTTGCTCAACTTCCATTCGTGTCATCCCATTTCCATTTCTTGTGCCGATCACTGGTGTAGCCTACAGCAGTTAGTGGAATGCTGGGCAAGTGTGTAAGACATCAAAAAGtggtctctcttttttccaACAGCAAGCTCTGAATGAGGAAAATCTCCGCAAACAGGAGGAGTCCGTACAGAAACAGGAGGCCATGAGAAAAGGTACGCCTCTCACCACTGTTGCAGCAAAGGCCAGATGCTGTGAAACAGTGTGGGATTATGTGCATTTGTTGTGTTGGGTGATTTTTCTACAGCGACGATAGAGCACGAGATGGAGCTGAGGCATAAGAACGAGCTCCTGCGTATTGAGGCAGAGGCTAAAGCACGAGGGCGCGTGGAGAGGGAGAATGCCGACATCATCCGCGAGCAGATCCGTCTGAAGGCTGCTGAACACAGACAAACTGTCCTGGAGTCCATTAAGTAAGATTTCAAATGTTGCTTCAAGAATGATTTAGTATGGGTGAAGGGTGCAGTCTTTCAGCCTGCAGTGCTCCACCATTTTGccttaaatgaatatttaaaacctATAAATCTTGCTTGTTTAGGACTGCAGGCGCTGTCTTTGGAGAAGGATTCAGGGCCTTTGTGTCagactgggacaaagtcacagcCACTGTGAGCCACACTCTGTTATCACTGTTACTGTTATTCACAGATAAATTCACTGTTAATGAGTTTATTTGTCAGTTTTTCCTCACACTTATCCATCCACGTGCTGGCACCCTTGTGCTGTAATAGGGTTTTAATATCAGCGTGTTGGTCCATCACTAGGTGGCAGGTCTGACGCTTTTAGCTGTGGGCGTCTATTCAGCCCGGAACGCCACGGCGGTGGCGGGGCGTTACATCGAGGCCAGGCTCGGGAAGCCATCGTTGGTGCGGGAAACATCAAGATTCACTGTAGGGGAGGCAATGAAGCATCCCATCAAGGTAGTTAAGCAGTTCGGACGATGCTGatgttttcaacagaaaaaaaacaccaactaATTTTACCGTTTCTGTCCACCTGAAACTGTAAAGACCGCCAAGCGTCTGAAGAGCAAACCTCAAGATGCCCTGGAGGGAGTTGTGCTCAGCGTAAGTGGATGCAGAAAGGGCTGCCTGAACATGAACGTTTTGCATCTTCAAATTAGGTAATCACTTATGTCTGCCTCTGTCAGCCTTCGTTGGAGGAGCGCGTGCGTGACATTGCCATAGCAACAAGGAATACGAGGCAGAACAGAGGCCTGTACAGGAACGTCCTCATGTACGGTCCTCCAGGCACTGGCAAAACTCTGTTTGCTAAGGTAAGCTCGCGTCATCGCGCGCTGTCGGACATGAATGAGGAAAGTCAAGCTGTTGCATAACTTATGGAGCTTCTTTTGCATCGAGTAGAAGTTggcagtgcattctgggatggACTACGCCATTATGACTGGTGGTGATGTTGCGCCGATGGGCCGTGACGGCGTGACCGCCATGCACAAAGTGTTCGACTGGGCTAGCACGAGCCGGCACGGGTAGGCCGCCCACTGTTGCTGTAACTGCCGTCAACACAAAATCATCATGTAAAGATGGTTGGTTTTACTCTTTTTCAGACTTCTGCTTTTCGTTGATGAAGCTGATGCATTCCTTCGTAAGCGATCCACTGTAAGTCTGCGCATTTTTGACTCAAACCTTGTTCTACTTTTTGAAATCTAACTGTTGGGGCGGACTCGTTCTTTCAGGAGAAGATCAGTGAAGACCTCAGAGCCACCCTGAATGCCTTCTTGTATCGCACTGGAGAACAGAGCAACAAGTAAACATTGATCTTCTGCTCACAATTACATGTTTAAATTGTTAATTGTCAACACAACTCTGGTTCCCTGCCTGCAGGTTCATGCTGGTCTTGGCCAGTAACCAGCCTGAGCAGTTTGACTGGGCCATCAATGACCGTATAGACGAGATAGTAAACTTTGCCCTGCCAGGTCCCGAGGAGAGGGAACGACTGGTGCGGTTGTACTTTGACAAATATGTGCTGGAGCCGGCCACTGGGGGGAGACAGTGAGTATAACCCTGATGGAACTGATGGTCGGTAATTGTGGTGACATTCcgatggaaaagaaaacatctgtgtTGCTTGTTTGTGCAGGAGGATGAAGCTGGCTCAGTTTGACTATGGTAAAAAATGCTCCGAGATAGCGAAGCGGACAGAGGGAATGTCTGGAAGAGAGATCTCCA
It contains:
- the mrpl20 gene encoding 39S ribosomal protein L20, mitochondrial, whose protein sequence is MVFLTVSSWIRNRGPDRYWKVQELLKHARHFRGRKNRCYSLAVRAVRRAFVYATKSRVLKKRNMRTLWISRIAAASREHGMKYPVLVHNLAKSSVQLNRRVISEMAITEPRTFLSLAKLAQARREEGFLAALGDGKEPDGVFSRIPLSR
- the atad3 gene encoding ATPase family AAA domain containing 3: MSWLFGLNKGQPEVPPGLPAQPEPPPPPAGGSSGGGDKPKDKWSNFDPTGLERAAQAAKELDKSRHAKEALDLARMQEQTSHLEYQSKIKEYEAAVEQLKGDQIRTQAEERRKTLNEETKQNQARAQYQDKLARQRYEDQLRQQQALNEENLRKQEESVQKQEAMRKATIEHEMELRHKNELLRIEAEAKARGRVERENADIIREQIRLKAAEHRQTVLESIKTAGAVFGEGFRAFVSDWDKVTATVAGLTLLAVGVYSARNATAVAGRYIEARLGKPSLVRETSRFTVGEAMKHPIKTAKRLKSKPQDALEGVVLSPSLEERVRDIAIATRNTRQNRGLYRNVLMYGPPGTGKTLFAKKLAVHSGMDYAIMTGGDVAPMGRDGVTAMHKVFDWASTSRHGLLLFVDEADAFLRKRSTEKISEDLRATLNAFLYRTGEQSNKFMLVLASNQPEQFDWAINDRIDEIVNFALPGPEERERLVRLYFDKYVLEPATGGRQRMKLAQFDYGKKCSEIAKRTEGMSGREISKLGVAWQAAAYSSEDGVLTEAMIDARVDDAVKQHHQKMDWLRGEEEAQSLTPPPARATTTGGKMGFNLPLSSTPQTEHMIAPALEMYAKQESRGAPETHQSAEGGVPAGQDCRDTASGEAASSDSENKEKDENSASRPPKDGTPV